The following are encoded in a window of Megalopta genalis isolate 19385.01 chromosome 6, iyMegGena1_principal, whole genome shotgun sequence genomic DNA:
- the LOC117223767 gene encoding choline-phosphate cytidylyltransferase A isoform X2, producing MSRKRAREETMLNSTSYTNSQNGESASCSTEDSQIYPSICMEAPFSDEPEAIAERGVCDYNIRITLKMAKSGKAPRKVRVYADGIYDLFHQGHARQLLQAKNIFPNVYLIVGVCNDELTHSKKGRTVMTDIERYDAVRHCRYVDEVVRDAPWELDDEFLKRHKIDFVAHDDIPYMTDDSTDVYAALKAKGMFVATQRTEGVSTSDIVARIVKDYDIYVRRNLARGYSAKELNVSFLNEKKFRLQNKFDDLKDKGKRVMENIGEKRMDMISKWEEKSRDFIDAFLLLFGREGRLSTIWNESKGRLMQALSPPASPKRDGSPNSSNSSNNEEDQTSPPPKKTGRFEFSGNSYYLSDDYSDDEEENLRSK from the exons ATGTCTAGAAAACGTGCTAGAGAAGAAACTATGTTAAATTCTACGTCATACACAAATAGTCAAAACGGAGAGAGTGCATCTTGTTCTACAGAAGACTCCCAAATTTATCCT tcTATCTGCATGGAAGCTCCATTCAGCGATGAACCTGAAGCAATTGCTGAAAGAGGTGTATGTGACTATAATATTCGCATTACATTGAAAATGGCAAAAAGTGGTAAAG CTCCTAGGAAAGTCAGGGTATATGCAGATGGTATTTATGATCTATTTCATCAAGGACACGCACGACAACTCTTACAAGCAAAAAATATTTTCCCAAATGTTTACCTTATTGTTGGAG TTTGTAATGATGAGCTTACCCATAGTAAGAAAGGTAGAACTGTGATGACTGATATTGAAAGGTATGATGCAGTAAGGCATTGTCGATATGTAGATGAAGTAGTTAGAGATGCTCCATGGGAGTTGGATGATGAGTTTCTAAAAAGACATAAG ATCGATTTTGTTGCACATGATGATATACCCTACATGACGGATGATAGTACAGATGTGTATGCTGCATTGAAAGCAAAAGGTATGTTTGTAGCTACACAAAGAACAGAAGGAGTATCAACATCAGATATTGTAGCCAGAATAGTTAAGGATTATGATATTTATGTAAGAAGAAATCTTGCACGAGGTTACAGTGCCAAAGAACTGAATGTTTCTTTTCTCAAT GAAAAGAAATTTCGGTTGCAGAATAAATTTGATGATTTAAAAGATAAGGGAAAACGTGTTATGGAAAACATTGGTGAAAAACGTATGGATATGATTAGTAAATGGGAAGAAAAGTCTCGAGATTTTATTGATGCTTTTCTGCTATTATTTGGCAGAGAAGGCAGATTG TCGACAATTTGGAATGAAAGTAAAGGTCGTTTGATGCAAGCACTATCTCCTCCTGCAAGTCCAAAAAGGGATGGCAGTCCTAATAGCAGTAATAGCAGCAATAATGAAGAAGATCAAACAAG tcCACCACCAAAAAAGACTGGCCGTTTTGAATTTTCAGGAAATAGTTATTACTTAAGTGATGACTATAGCGATGACGAAGAAGAAAATTTGCGCTCTAAATGA
- the LOC117223767 gene encoding putative choline-phosphate cytidylyltransferase isoform X1, which produces MSRKRAREETMLNSTSYTNSQNGESASCSTEDSQIYPLVTMTWGTNRTSNNESDQVSQKKYGSEISVCYKELPSICMEAPFSDEPEAIAERGVCDYNIRITLKMAKSGKAPRKVRVYADGIYDLFHQGHARQLLQAKNIFPNVYLIVGVCNDELTHSKKGRTVMTDIERYDAVRHCRYVDEVVRDAPWELDDEFLKRHKIDFVAHDDIPYMTDDSTDVYAALKAKGMFVATQRTEGVSTSDIVARIVKDYDIYVRRNLARGYSAKELNVSFLNEKKFRLQNKFDDLKDKGKRVMENIGEKRMDMISKWEEKSRDFIDAFLLLFGREGRLSTIWNESKGRLMQALSPPASPKRDGSPNSSNSSNNEEDQTSPPPKKTGRFEFSGNSYYLSDDYSDDEEENLRSK; this is translated from the exons ATGTCTAGAAAACGTGCTAGAGAAGAAACTATGTTAAATTCTACGTCATACACAAATAGTCAAAACGGAGAGAGTGCATCTTGTTCTACAGAAGACTCCCAAATTTATCCT TTGGTGACAATGACTTGGGGGACCAACAGGACATCAAATAATGAATCAGATCAAGTTTCACAGAAAAAATATGGTAGTGAAATTTCTGTTTGCTACAAAGAACTTCCA tcTATCTGCATGGAAGCTCCATTCAGCGATGAACCTGAAGCAATTGCTGAAAGAGGTGTATGTGACTATAATATTCGCATTACATTGAAAATGGCAAAAAGTGGTAAAG CTCCTAGGAAAGTCAGGGTATATGCAGATGGTATTTATGATCTATTTCATCAAGGACACGCACGACAACTCTTACAAGCAAAAAATATTTTCCCAAATGTTTACCTTATTGTTGGAG TTTGTAATGATGAGCTTACCCATAGTAAGAAAGGTAGAACTGTGATGACTGATATTGAAAGGTATGATGCAGTAAGGCATTGTCGATATGTAGATGAAGTAGTTAGAGATGCTCCATGGGAGTTGGATGATGAGTTTCTAAAAAGACATAAG ATCGATTTTGTTGCACATGATGATATACCCTACATGACGGATGATAGTACAGATGTGTATGCTGCATTGAAAGCAAAAGGTATGTTTGTAGCTACACAAAGAACAGAAGGAGTATCAACATCAGATATTGTAGCCAGAATAGTTAAGGATTATGATATTTATGTAAGAAGAAATCTTGCACGAGGTTACAGTGCCAAAGAACTGAATGTTTCTTTTCTCAAT GAAAAGAAATTTCGGTTGCAGAATAAATTTGATGATTTAAAAGATAAGGGAAAACGTGTTATGGAAAACATTGGTGAAAAACGTATGGATATGATTAGTAAATGGGAAGAAAAGTCTCGAGATTTTATTGATGCTTTTCTGCTATTATTTGGCAGAGAAGGCAGATTG TCGACAATTTGGAATGAAAGTAAAGGTCGTTTGATGCAAGCACTATCTCCTCCTGCAAGTCCAAAAAGGGATGGCAGTCCTAATAGCAGTAATAGCAGCAATAATGAAGAAGATCAAACAAG tcCACCACCAAAAAAGACTGGCCGTTTTGAATTTTCAGGAAATAGTTATTACTTAAGTGATGACTATAGCGATGACGAAGAAGAAAATTTGCGCTCTAAATGA